One genomic region from Anaeromusa acidaminophila DSM 3853 encodes:
- a CDS encoding protease inhibitor I42 family protein, with translation MRKSVLLFVLCALLWTLPEVAAAEGMAWRELPVVAQVQWDGKLGGTESLQLQLRAGQTVQVDLMAAAGTGYLWSTPITADLKYAVLAHDSGPQALTERAGGPLQQRLFYQARGGVEGTETLTFVLRRPWEAADKVAATRTLTISVKP, from the coding sequence ATGCGTAAGTCAGTATTGTTATTTGTTCTGTGCGCGCTTCTTTGGACGCTTCCTGAAGTGGCGGCGGCTGAAGGCATGGCTTGGAGGGAGCTTCCTGTAGTGGCTCAAGTGCAGTGGGATGGTAAGCTAGGCGGTACGGAAAGCCTGCAACTGCAGCTGCGGGCGGGACAGACGGTACAAGTAGATTTGATGGCGGCGGCTGGTACAGGGTATCTCTGGAGCACGCCGATTACAGCGGACTTGAAGTATGCTGTTTTAGCGCATGATTCCGGCCCTCAGGCGCTGACGGAGCGCGCAGGCGGTCCATTACAGCAGCGTTTGTTCTACCAGGCCCGCGGCGGCGTGGAAGGCACGGAAACACTGACTTTTGTGCTGCGCCGTCCTTGGGAAGCCGCAGACAAAGTTGCCGCTACCAGGACGCTGACTATCAGCGTTAAACCGTAA
- a CDS encoding bile acid:sodium symporter family protein gives MTKWLSLNAWLGKRMFLVVVTALIGGIFFPLSDSSLLRQTTVLLFAYMTFVTALSTSLRDFLQVLRHPWQPLWILALVHLASPFTAWIVGHVFYPDEPLIRIGYLIGASIPVGVTSIIWTALVQGDLAVSLVAVTLDTFLVPLVLPAFFHFVIGETIEISYLKMVEDLLLMVTIPSLLGMLCNDFSKGRTASFAKGVGGVTSKLSLSAVIFINSAVVMPLLSWNASTLKALIITLGVVSASFFVGWLGSLALKDRRESTVLTMIYNVGIRNNACGVVLALSYFPPAAAIPITMSILYQQPVATLVPYVYRFFKRLGSTKKNGN, from the coding sequence ATGACAAAGTGGTTATCTTTAAATGCCTGGTTAGGCAAGAGAATGTTTCTTGTCGTCGTAACTGCTTTAATTGGCGGCATTTTCTTTCCTCTCAGTGATTCTTCGTTACTCCGGCAGACAACGGTCTTGCTTTTTGCTTATATGACCTTTGTCACCGCCCTATCCACCAGCTTGCGCGATTTTCTTCAGGTACTGCGCCATCCCTGGCAGCCTTTGTGGATTTTGGCGCTGGTTCATCTCGCCTCTCCTTTCACTGCATGGATTGTAGGCCACGTTTTCTATCCTGATGAACCACTGATTCGTATTGGTTATCTAATTGGCGCTTCCATTCCCGTCGGTGTCACTTCTATTATTTGGACAGCTCTGGTTCAGGGCGATTTAGCAGTGTCTTTGGTAGCCGTGACCTTGGACACCTTTTTGGTTCCGCTTGTCTTGCCCGCTTTTTTCCACTTTGTAATTGGCGAAACCATCGAAATCAGTTATCTAAAGATGGTGGAAGATCTTTTGCTTATGGTTACGATTCCTAGTTTGCTAGGCATGCTTTGCAATGATTTCTCCAAGGGCCGCACCGCCTCTTTTGCTAAAGGCGTCGGCGGCGTTACTTCCAAGCTTTCTTTAAGCGCGGTTATCTTTATCAATTCCGCAGTTGTCATGCCGTTATTGTCCTGGAACGCGTCCACCCTAAAAGCTCTGATTATTACATTGGGCGTCGTTAGCGCCAGCTTCTTTGTCGGTTGGCTCGGTTCGCTAGCTTTGAAAGATCGCCGGGAATCAACCGTCCTTACCATGATTTATAATGTAGGCATTCGCAACAACGCCTGCGGCGTCGTTTTAGCGCTCAGCTATTTCCCCCCGGCGGCAGCTATCCCCATTACCATGTCCATCTTATACCAGCAGCCGGTAGCTACCCTTGTACCCTATGTGTACCGCTTTTTTAAGCGCTTGGGGAGTACCAAGAAAAACGGAAATTGA
- the kapD gene encoding 3'-5' exonuclease KapD: protein MVADMAGRDFLIIDFEFTTHKKLVGKPRAFFPEIIEVGAVRMGAPELALGEEYQSFVKPRFFPRLTKECMEIAIINQDDVDGGVDLAEMLAGLSDLYQEGRTYFVAWGDSDREVLATDCKRYGLEYPFVYEDYIDLAAAYKQHYGKDRTPSLKHAVEESGIDRLGWCHMALDDAKNTGLLLAHLLRDGWRPGMDV from the coding sequence ATGGTTGCGGACATGGCGGGACGGGATTTTTTAATCATTGATTTTGAATTTACAACACATAAAAAACTGGTAGGCAAGCCGAGAGCGTTTTTTCCGGAGATCATCGAAGTGGGCGCGGTGCGTATGGGAGCCCCGGAATTAGCGCTAGGCGAAGAATACCAGTCGTTTGTTAAGCCGCGTTTCTTTCCGCGTTTGACGAAGGAATGCATGGAGATTGCCATCATCAACCAGGACGATGTGGATGGCGGTGTAGATCTAGCAGAAATGCTTGCAGGACTAAGTGATTTATATCAAGAAGGGCGGACGTACTTTGTCGCCTGGGGCGATTCGGACCGAGAAGTGCTGGCGACGGATTGCAAGCGCTATGGTCTGGAGTATCCGTTTGTATATGAAGACTATATCGACTTGGCAGCGGCCTATAAGCAGCATTATGGCAAAGACCGCACTCCTTCCCTTAAGCACGCAGTGGAAGAAAGCGGTATTGATCGCTTGGGGTGGTGCCATATGGCGCTGGATGACGCTAAAAATACAGGATTGCTTCTGGCGCACCTTTTGCGTGATGGCTGGCGTCCGGGAATGGATGTCTAG
- a CDS encoding lipase family protein: MGMRETWFRQAASVVLGAGFFLAVSVAQAGAALDEVHEKGKVYLAAAASLAAYNDRLGMLVNEALQEEGWEITKYRYSTPAADARFIVLRNLQVDPWEPTLTLAVAGTENFKDVKTDMKLGKVWFSGATQAEFNAAGATPNVPDDKPKVHKGFYQYVQTAIDAGEEGHPIYKTLQSDPSQRLLLTGHSLGGAVATLGGARLLLAGINPAQVEVVTFGAPAVGNAAFKQETEGKLALERVVLDGDPIPSLVQKIGGGYAQFGKEVRWQEENYMHQKPHSMAVYMDVAMKDYYRALREAEKSGEIARSKRSEGEGPKAYIVPASFKLPQEMEAEQPFMEQVMERQYQRALKGYVLADAATAAPNGDFEAAKQAGCQWLVRTDVQVNRLREEVNGHVISLNQMVYRVADGRLVATSDYQSSTRELTPLEVMMHLTRNFAKDGVRWLDMPQKG, encoded by the coding sequence ATGGGGATGCGGGAAACCTGGTTTCGGCAAGCTGCTTCCGTAGTCTTGGGTGCGGGCTTTTTCTTGGCGGTATCGGTGGCGCAGGCGGGGGCGGCTCTTGATGAAGTGCATGAAAAGGGAAAAGTCTATCTGGCGGCGGCGGCATCGCTAGCTGCTTATAATGATCGCTTAGGCATGCTGGTGAATGAGGCGCTTCAGGAAGAAGGCTGGGAAATTACCAAATATCGTTATAGTACGCCGGCGGCGGATGCTCGCTTTATTGTATTGAGAAACTTGCAAGTGGATCCCTGGGAGCCTACGCTTACGCTGGCTGTAGCTGGTACGGAAAATTTTAAAGACGTGAAAACCGATATGAAGCTCGGTAAAGTTTGGTTTTCCGGTGCGACACAAGCGGAATTTAATGCAGCTGGCGCTACGCCTAATGTTCCTGATGACAAGCCCAAGGTACATAAGGGGTTCTACCAGTATGTACAAACAGCGATTGATGCAGGCGAGGAAGGCCATCCCATCTATAAGACCCTACAGAGCGATCCTTCGCAACGGCTGCTGCTGACAGGGCATAGCTTGGGCGGCGCTGTTGCTACTTTGGGCGGCGCTCGGCTTCTTTTGGCTGGAATCAATCCGGCGCAGGTGGAGGTAGTGACTTTCGGAGCGCCTGCAGTAGGGAATGCCGCTTTTAAGCAAGAGACGGAAGGAAAGCTGGCATTGGAACGAGTAGTGTTGGATGGAGATCCGATTCCTTCTTTGGTGCAAAAAATTGGCGGCGGCTATGCCCAGTTTGGTAAGGAAGTTCGTTGGCAGGAAGAAAACTATATGCATCAAAAACCGCACTCCATGGCGGTCTATATGGATGTGGCAATGAAGGATTATTATCGGGCCTTGCGGGAGGCGGAAAAATCAGGAGAAATTGCGAGATCCAAACGAAGCGAAGGTGAAGGCCCTAAGGCGTATATCGTGCCGGCCAGCTTTAAACTTCCCCAAGAAATGGAGGCGGAGCAGCCTTTTATGGAGCAAGTAATGGAGCGGCAGTATCAACGAGCGTTGAAGGGATATGTGCTGGCGGATGCGGCGACTGCTGCGCCGAACGGCGATTTTGAAGCGGCAAAACAGGCTGGCTGTCAATGGTTGGTGCGCACGGATGTGCAAGTGAACCGCTTGCGCGAAGAAGTCAACGGTCACGTGATTTCCTTGAATCAAATGGTGTATCGGGTAGCGGACGGTCGGTTGGTAGCGACCAGCGATTACCAATCTTCGACGCGGGAGCTGACGCCGCTGGAAGTCATGATGCATCTGACACGCAATTTTGCGAAAGACGGTGTGCGTTGGCTGGATATGCCGCAAAAGGGGTAA
- a CDS encoding arsenate reductase family protein, producing MNIQIFGTKKCQDTRKAERYFKERRMPYHFIDLNIRGLSKGELRAVAQAVGGVEKMADANGKEAARLNLRYILHNVQEKLLEHPLLLKTPVVRNGAKATVGYCPEVWQTWQ from the coding sequence TTGAACATCCAAATTTTCGGCACGAAAAAGTGCCAAGATACGCGCAAGGCGGAGCGTTATTTTAAAGAACGCCGCATGCCGTATCATTTTATTGATTTGAATATTCGCGGTCTGTCCAAAGGAGAATTAAGAGCTGTGGCGCAAGCTGTTGGCGGTGTGGAAAAGATGGCCGATGCAAACGGCAAAGAAGCGGCGCGTCTTAATCTGCGATACATTTTGCATAATGTACAAGAAAAGCTGTTGGAGCACCCGCTGCTTTTAAAAACTCCAGTTGTGCGCAACGGGGCTAAGGCGACGGTGGGGTATTGTCCAGAGGTATGGCAGACATGGCAGTAA
- a CDS encoding GIY-YIG nuclease family protein codes for MAVTAWTYILKCADDSFYIGWTNDPPRRLAAHNAGKGARYTRGRGPVQPVYWEAFEEFRAAQRREWQLKQLSRKEKESLVSRFAEERRGQEGAWPWEEHNAKTSVPE; via the coding sequence ATGGCAGTAACTGCCTGGACCTATATTTTAAAATGCGCGGACGACAGCTTTTATATCGGTTGGACCAACGATCCGCCGCGGCGTTTGGCGGCGCACAATGCCGGTAAGGGCGCTCGCTATACCCGCGGGCGGGGACCGGTGCAACCGGTTTATTGGGAAGCATTTGAAGAATTTCGCGCCGCTCAGCGAAGGGAATGGCAGCTTAAGCAGCTATCGCGCAAAGAAAAGGAAAGCTTGGTAAGCCGTTTTGCGGAAGAACGGCGCGGGCAGGAAGGAGCTTGGCCATGGGAGGAACACAACGCAAAGACATCCGTCCCGGAGTGA
- a CDS encoding YwbE family protein, translating to MGGTQRKDIRPGVRVKVVQKPHQRTGELTEGIVKDILTNSAVHHRGIKVRLEGGIVGRVQEILG from the coding sequence ATGGGAGGAACACAACGCAAAGACATCCGTCCCGGAGTGAGGGTGAAGGTGGTGCAAAAACCGCATCAACGCACTGGAGAATTGACCGAAGGGATTGTGAAAGATATTTTGACGAACAGCGCCGTGCATCACCGGGGCATTAAAGTGCGCCTGGAAGGCGGTATAGTCGGCCGGGTGCAGGAAATTCTCGGCTAA